DNA from Mesorhizobium sp. B2-1-1:
GGATGCGGGCCATGAATTCGGGATCGCTTACCGCTTCCGCGGCTTCGGCAGCCGCTCTCAGCCAGCGGATCGTCGGGCCGCCAAGCGCCAGTTGCGGGTGATCCTCGTAGATCTTGGTGTTGCGGCGGTAGCGTTCCGGATCCGTCGTTACCTTGTTGGTGTCGAAGGGAGCGGTAACCTTCGGCCGCGGCCCCCAGGCGGCGTAAAGCCGGCCAAGGCCCAGGGCACAAAACAGCGAACAGACGCGGCGGACCGTCCGGATCGAGACGGGCAGGTCGGGCAAGGTGAAGAACGGCGCGATCAGCACCATGCGCCGCACGCGGTTGACCATGGAGGGCGAAGCAAGCAGCGTGATCACGGCGCCGGCCGAATGGGCAAGGATGTAGTACGGCCCGCGGCAGTCCGGCAGCACGATCTCCTCGAAGAACTGTTCAAGGTCGGCCGTGTGGTCGCGGAAGGACCTGATATAGCCGCGCTGGCGATCACGGATCAGCCGGTCGGAGCCGCCTTGGCCGCGCCAGTCCAGCGTGGCGACGCCAAAACCGCGCGCCGCAAGGTCGCGGATGGTTTCGAAATATTTCTCGATGCACTCGTTGCGGCCGGACAGCAGCACCACGGTGCCCTTCATCGGGCGGGCGACCGCGGCGAACAGGCCATAGCGTATCTTCTTGCCGTCGCGTGCCGTAAAAAAGCCGCCGGTGGCGTTTTCCGGTCGCGGGTTGCCCTCAGTTTCATGAAAAAGGGGAGTTTCGTGAAAAGGGAGATC
Protein-coding regions in this window:
- a CDS encoding alpha/beta fold hydrolase; protein product: MTDLPFHETPLFHETEGNPRPENATGGFFTARDGKKIRYGLFAAVARPMKGTVVLLSGRNECIEKYFETIRDLAARGFGVATLDWRGQGGSDRLIRDRQRGYIRSFRDHTADLEQFFEEIVLPDCRGPYYILAHSAGAVITLLASPSMVNRVRRMVLIAPFFTLPDLPVSIRTVRRVCSLFCALGLGRLYAAWGPRPKVTAPFDTNKVTTDPERYRRNTKIYEDHPQLALGGPTIRWLRAAAEAAEAVSDPEFMARIRVPLLVIAAGADQVVSTKAVEAYARRLRLGSLLMIDGARHEILQEADIYREQFLAAFDAFIPGSDDPTA